A portion of the Corynebacterium rouxii genome contains these proteins:
- a CDS encoding bifunctional methylenetetrahydrofolate dehydrogenase/methenyltetrahydrofolate cyclohydrolase, protein MSAIKLDGNLYRDEIFEDLKGRVNSLREKGIVPGLATVLVGDDPASHAYVRMKHKDCEIVGVKSIRKDLPADVTQEELLAVIDELNADPECTGYIVQLPLPKHLDENAVLERIDPAKDADGLHPVNLGKLVLNEPAPLPCTPNGAIHLLRRFGVELDGKKVVVIGRGVTVGRPIGLMLTRRSENSTVTLCHTGTRDLASETREADVIVAAAGKAHMLTADMVKPGTAILDVGVSRVDGKLLGDVHPDVWDVAGAVSPNPGGVGPLTRAFLIRNVVERAERA, encoded by the coding sequence GTGAGTGCTATCAAACTTGACGGAAACTTGTACCGCGACGAAATTTTTGAAGATCTTAAAGGACGTGTCAATTCTCTCCGAGAGAAGGGAATTGTGCCAGGTCTTGCGACTGTTCTTGTCGGCGATGACCCTGCCAGCCATGCCTATGTGCGTATGAAGCACAAGGATTGTGAAATTGTTGGTGTGAAGTCGATTCGTAAGGATCTTCCCGCTGACGTGACTCAAGAAGAGCTGTTGGCTGTTATTGATGAACTGAATGCTGATCCTGAGTGCACTGGTTACATTGTGCAGCTTCCATTGCCAAAGCACTTGGATGAGAACGCCGTGCTAGAGCGCATCGATCCTGCGAAGGACGCCGATGGTCTGCATCCAGTGAATTTGGGTAAATTGGTTTTGAATGAGCCTGCTCCGTTGCCATGTACCCCTAATGGTGCAATTCATCTGTTGCGTCGTTTCGGAGTTGAGCTAGATGGTAAAAAGGTAGTCGTAATTGGACGTGGTGTAACTGTTGGGCGTCCTATTGGTTTGATGTTGACGCGGAGAAGTGAGAATTCTACCGTTACGCTGTGTCATACGGGAACTCGTGATCTTGCTTCGGAAACTCGTGAAGCTGATGTCATTGTTGCTGCTGCGGGTAAAGCACACATGTTAACGGCCGATATGGTCAAACCGGGTACTGCGATTCTTGATGTGGGAGTATCGCGTGTTGACGGCAAATTGCTTGGCGACGTTCATCCTGATGTCTGGGATGTTGCAGGTGCTGTTTCTCCAAATCCTGGTGGAGTCGGACCGCTGACTCGTGCTTTCTTGATTCGTAACGTAGTAGAGCGTGCTGAGCGTGCCTAG
- a CDS encoding PH domain-containing protein has product MSEIEQTSLHGQRIDVSSMQRVHRLTPLLQFWHSIFALFVVIALNVDKDEVITVMQHQKYLWWVLGGIVVSFLVVWAISGVWWRSIGYSISDTEVIVAKGVINRSVRSARRDRIQAVDIVESVLARIFRVAEVRIETAGGNDSVLTIGYVSKDRAGKIRRFLIEGEIETTKNDLVVPAQRILLATALTHGVWMAVFIGLWFVPGGAAVAIPMLVGVGPSAWNVIDTGWRFTLRLGQPFGGDLAGEGSAGGDSEPTIHVEYGLADRRKQSIPLRRIHAVRMSQPVLWRLCGWWKVTVTVVGYGVDDKKAGTSVLLPVGSKTQAMALVAMLKGVTVDPESPKDVAFSSPRRARWVSPIDVSSQVVELLGDIVVVRWGVVSRRAALVQRSHVQEMTCVEGPIQRWTRLRTVRLDLVHGPVAMSARDLDRDDASKLFTLMGDRKFNTLNN; this is encoded by the coding sequence ATGAGCGAGATCGAGCAAACCTCGTTGCACGGGCAGCGTATCGACGTCTCCTCTATGCAGCGTGTTCATAGACTGACTCCCTTGCTGCAATTTTGGCACAGCATTTTTGCACTCTTTGTCGTCATTGCCCTCAACGTGGATAAAGACGAAGTGATAACTGTAATGCAGCACCAGAAATATCTTTGGTGGGTGTTGGGAGGAATCGTCGTTTCTTTCCTAGTTGTCTGGGCAATTTCGGGCGTGTGGTGGCGCAGTATTGGATACAGCATTTCTGACACCGAAGTCATCGTTGCAAAAGGTGTGATCAATCGGTCGGTGCGTAGCGCGCGTCGTGACCGCATTCAAGCAGTTGACATTGTGGAGTCAGTCTTAGCCCGGATTTTTCGCGTTGCTGAGGTGCGTATCGAGACAGCAGGCGGTAATGATTCAGTACTGACTATTGGATACGTTTCCAAGGATCGTGCTGGAAAGATTCGACGATTCCTTATAGAGGGGGAGATAGAAACCACGAAAAATGATTTGGTTGTTCCGGCACAGCGCATTTTGTTGGCAACGGCGCTGACTCATGGCGTGTGGATGGCCGTTTTTATTGGTTTGTGGTTCGTACCAGGTGGGGCAGCGGTGGCGATTCCAATGTTGGTGGGTGTTGGGCCTTCGGCATGGAATGTTATTGATACAGGTTGGCGGTTTACACTGCGATTAGGTCAGCCGTTTGGCGGGGATCTGGCTGGCGAAGGCAGCGCTGGTGGTGATTCGGAGCCAACAATTCATGTGGAGTATGGTTTGGCGGATCGCCGTAAGCAGTCGATTCCGTTGCGACGTATCCATGCAGTGCGTATGTCACAGCCGGTGTTGTGGCGTTTGTGCGGCTGGTGGAAAGTGACGGTGACGGTTGTCGGTTATGGAGTAGACGACAAAAAGGCGGGGACCTCGGTGTTGTTGCCGGTGGGGTCCAAAACGCAGGCGATGGCATTGGTGGCGATGCTAAAAGGGGTCACGGTTGACCCTGAGTCGCCAAAGGACGTGGCATTTTCAAGTCCGCGGCGTGCGCGGTGGGTGTCGCCTATCGACGTCTCCTCCCAGGTCGTGGAATTGCTGGGAGATATTGTGGTCGTTCGGTGGGGTGTGGTGTCACGCAGGGCTGCGTTGGTGCAGCGCAGTCATGTCCAAGAGATGACGTGTGTCGAAGGGCCGATTCAGCGGTGGACACGGTTGCGTACAGTGCGTTTGGATTTGGTGCATGGTCCGGTAGCTATGAGCGCTAGAGACTTGGATCGCGATGATGCATCGAAGCTGTTCACCCTCATGGGGGATCGCAAATTCAATACATTGAATAACTGA
- a CDS encoding metal ABC transporter permease — protein sequence MTVILLLPTIELIIVGALCGIVGVFAVLKGRVFFTESITHATFPGAILGVVIAGRNGLFLGALLMCIGMSWLMRRLTRLSTQTAQASAGVVLTVGFALGYFLNKWFAPLPIRIEGFLAGSVLSVRLIDVLVSAVVLVVVVGIVNSFHSSLILYCFDEPGFVSAGGKQHRAEALILGMIVATVVCVIPAIGTILSIALIAAPAAGLKTVVASPRQLIVAAPVAGVVISLAGLFIAVYFKLSVGGTIAIAAGVFYCLCMSLSCLKSPRTT from the coding sequence ATGACCGTGATTCTGCTTCTTCCTACCATTGAACTGATTATTGTTGGTGCTCTTTGCGGCATTGTCGGAGTTTTTGCTGTCCTCAAAGGACGAGTTTTCTTCACCGAATCCATCACACATGCAACGTTCCCAGGTGCCATTCTCGGTGTGGTCATTGCTGGAAGGAATGGGCTATTCCTTGGAGCCTTATTGATGTGCATTGGCATGTCATGGCTTATGCGCCGTCTTACTCGCCTTTCAACACAAACCGCCCAAGCGTCTGCTGGTGTCGTTCTTACTGTGGGATTCGCACTTGGTTACTTTTTGAACAAGTGGTTTGCGCCGCTTCCCATTCGTATCGAAGGATTTCTTGCTGGATCCGTACTGAGCGTACGCCTTATCGACGTGCTTGTTTCGGCTGTAGTTCTTGTCGTAGTGGTAGGAATCGTCAATTCTTTCCACTCATCTTTAATTCTGTATTGCTTTGACGAACCTGGATTCGTCTCGGCAGGTGGAAAGCAGCATCGTGCTGAAGCACTGATTCTCGGGATGATAGTGGCGACAGTAGTGTGTGTTATTCCTGCAATTGGTACCATTTTGTCTATTGCATTAATTGCAGCGCCGGCTGCTGGATTAAAAACTGTCGTAGCGTCACCGCGGCAGTTAATAGTGGCGGCACCAGTTGCTGGTGTTGTGATCAGCCTCGCGGGCTTATTTATCGCGGTTTACTTCAAACTGTCTGTTGGAGGCACGATCGCCATCGCCGCCGGTGTATTCTACTGTCTATGCATGTCTCTGAGCTGCCTGAAAAGTCCCAGGACTACTTGA
- a CDS encoding PH domain-containing protein translates to MNAVSPELVKARYWVVVPFLVVLILGSAASAVLLWSWMWIVTGVWMAILVWAAWLIPAQVRRIGWREDPDELLIMKGKLWRTLTVVPYGRLQFVDVQEGPIARRCGLAEVEIHTASSTSDASIAGLPVAEAYALRQRLTDKARERLSGL, encoded by the coding sequence ATGAATGCGGTGTCGCCGGAGCTGGTGAAAGCTCGATATTGGGTAGTGGTGCCTTTTCTTGTTGTGTTAATACTCGGAAGCGCTGCGTCCGCCGTTTTGTTGTGGTCATGGATGTGGATTGTCACGGGGGTGTGGATGGCGATTTTGGTGTGGGCTGCATGGTTGATTCCAGCGCAGGTGCGCAGGATAGGGTGGCGTGAGGATCCCGACGAATTGCTGATCATGAAGGGCAAATTGTGGCGAACTCTCACCGTGGTTCCTTATGGGCGTTTGCAGTTTGTGGATGTTCAAGAAGGGCCTATTGCGAGGCGTTGTGGTCTTGCGGAAGTAGAGATCCACACGGCATCGTCGACAAGCGATGCCAGTATTGCGGGCCTTCCGGTCGCGGAAGCGTATGCGTTGCGTCAGCGACTAACCGATAAAGCGCGCGAGAGGCTTAGCGGGTTATGA
- a CDS encoding metal ABC transporter ATP-binding protein, with amino-acid sequence MHTDSSAAGKNFERTTGAATDSAPVVRFDAASFSYGRGTNRVTVLEGIDGSLHKGEALALIGPNGAGKSTVLKGLVGIVDSFRLHLAPGTIGYVPQTADLDPTFPVTARDVVAMGLQGSRKNHWWWPSFLQPNPAKDPRTIAALQRVGLADRADYRFGQLSGGQRQRVLIARALVAQPMLMLLDEPFNGLDDPNRKALLAILSEIKKEGVAIVVSTHDLVLAEETCDKVLLLAGRQVAFGHIDDVLQPDVIAQAYGGQHAR; translated from the coding sequence ATGCATACAGACAGCTCAGCTGCTGGCAAGAACTTCGAACGCACGACCGGTGCCGCTACTGACAGCGCGCCGGTCGTGCGTTTCGACGCAGCCAGCTTTTCTTACGGTCGAGGTACTAATCGCGTCACTGTATTGGAAGGAATCGACGGTTCTCTCCATAAAGGCGAAGCCCTAGCACTGATTGGTCCCAACGGCGCCGGAAAATCCACCGTGCTGAAAGGATTGGTAGGAATCGTCGATTCCTTCCGCCTCCATCTGGCACCAGGAACAATCGGCTATGTTCCGCAGACTGCGGACTTGGACCCAACATTCCCAGTCACAGCTCGTGACGTCGTGGCGATGGGGCTACAGGGTTCTAGGAAAAACCACTGGTGGTGGCCATCATTTTTGCAGCCTAACCCTGCTAAAGATCCACGTACCATAGCTGCTTTGCAGCGTGTCGGGCTAGCAGATCGTGCCGATTATCGTTTTGGACAACTTTCAGGAGGGCAGCGTCAGCGTGTATTGATCGCACGTGCTTTAGTGGCCCAGCCCATGTTGATGCTTCTCGACGAACCTTTCAATGGGCTTGATGACCCGAATCGGAAGGCACTGCTGGCTATTCTCTCCGAGATCAAAAAGGAAGGCGTAGCAATCGTCGTGTCAACCCATGATCTCGTATTAGCTGAAGAAACTTGCGACAAAGTACTTTTGCTTGCGGGACGTCAAGTGGCATTTGGCCATATAGACGACGTTTTGCAGCCCGATGTGATTGCTCAAGCGTACGGGGGACAGCATGCTCGCTGA
- a CDS encoding MetQ/NlpA family ABC transporter substrate-binding protein, translated as MNFTKLRTALSILSVAVVASTGLVACSGGSSDADTIKIGTTDSTKKAWDVWKDKAKEQGIDLEVVDFSDFSTPNQALSQNRLDVNLFQHLKFLAEYNVKSKSDLVPVGSTEIIPLALFWKGHDSLDGIEGQSVAIPNDPTNQARAINVLVANKLITLKKPGLSTPTPADVDTAKSKVTLTPVEAASSPAAYGEGKPAIINNTFLERSGIDAKTAIVQDDPASTEAEPYINVMVTTKENKDNPQWAQLIELWHTDEVQKALAEDSKGTSVEVKRSPEELQAILDRLEAEVK; from the coding sequence ATGAACTTCACTAAACTCCGGACAGCATTGTCGATTCTTTCCGTAGCCGTTGTCGCATCAACCGGCTTGGTCGCTTGCTCGGGTGGTTCTTCTGATGCGGACACCATCAAGATTGGTACGACAGATTCCACAAAGAAGGCGTGGGACGTGTGGAAGGACAAGGCAAAGGAACAGGGTATCGACTTAGAAGTTGTTGACTTCTCTGATTTCTCCACACCGAACCAAGCACTGTCGCAAAACCGACTCGATGTGAACTTGTTCCAACATTTGAAATTCCTTGCGGAATATAACGTGAAGTCCAAGTCCGATTTGGTCCCCGTGGGATCGACAGAGATCATTCCATTGGCATTGTTTTGGAAGGGTCATGATTCTCTCGATGGCATTGAGGGCCAATCGGTGGCAATCCCTAACGATCCCACGAACCAAGCTCGTGCCATTAATGTTCTAGTGGCTAACAAACTGATCACGCTGAAGAAGCCAGGACTGAGCACCCCTACTCCGGCGGACGTCGATACGGCGAAGTCGAAGGTGACGCTGACACCTGTGGAGGCAGCGTCGTCACCTGCGGCTTATGGTGAGGGCAAGCCCGCAATTATTAACAACACGTTCTTGGAGCGGTCCGGCATTGACGCAAAGACTGCGATTGTTCAGGACGATCCGGCTTCTACGGAGGCCGAGCCTTACATTAACGTTATGGTAACCACCAAGGAGAACAAAGATAATCCTCAGTGGGCTCAGCTCATTGAGTTGTGGCATACCGATGAGGTGCAAAAAGCTCTCGCAGAGGATTCTAAAGGCACCTCTGTGGAAGTAAAGCGTAGCCCCGAAGAGCTTCAGGCCATCCTGGATCGCCTCGAGGCTGAGGTGAAGTAG
- a CDS encoding metal ABC transporter permease encodes MLAEISELTGIAPYLLRPIILLTVLGFVSGLVGVVVNLRSLEFNAEAVVHSVFPGIVAGAVFGGIDMIIPAASAVAVLVAIALTFASRHSEAGTAVVLTSFFSAGIVLSLKKGDMSGQLEALMFGRLLEVTDERLIQALIVCVLAVVVMLWTWRTHIFVAFDREGAHATGVNLLAIDLAVNVAIAAVVVASSTAIGTLLVIGYLCIPGAAARLIATRVRTMVPLAMLFGIAGGYLGVWLSGLSPRISPQASVALSVVAMYGIALAIYRVRGFVGRSA; translated from the coding sequence ATGCTCGCTGAGATTTCTGAACTCACAGGAATCGCACCATATCTTTTACGACCAATAATCCTGTTAACTGTGCTCGGTTTTGTTTCTGGTCTGGTTGGTGTCGTAGTGAACCTGCGATCATTGGAATTCAACGCAGAAGCTGTCGTCCACTCAGTGTTTCCGGGGATCGTGGCAGGAGCAGTGTTCGGTGGAATCGACATGATTATTCCTGCTGCCTCGGCCGTCGCAGTGCTTGTCGCCATCGCATTAACTTTTGCTTCGCGACATTCTGAGGCTGGAACTGCTGTCGTACTAACTTCGTTTTTTTCGGCAGGAATCGTCCTATCTCTCAAAAAAGGAGATATGTCTGGCCAACTAGAAGCATTGATGTTTGGTCGATTGCTAGAAGTTACTGATGAGCGGCTTATCCAAGCCCTGATCGTCTGCGTACTCGCCGTTGTCGTGATGCTATGGACATGGCGAACCCATATATTTGTCGCATTCGATAGGGAAGGCGCCCATGCCACAGGCGTCAACCTCCTAGCTATTGACCTTGCTGTTAATGTTGCGATCGCTGCAGTTGTAGTGGCGTCATCGACTGCAATCGGAACTCTTCTCGTTATTGGCTACCTGTGTATTCCAGGTGCTGCAGCGCGCCTAATTGCAACCCGTGTGCGTACCATGGTGCCTCTCGCCATGCTCTTCGGAATCGCAGGAGGCTACCTCGGTGTCTGGCTCTCAGGATTATCACCGCGTATTTCTCCTCAAGCATCTGTAGCCCTCAGCGTGGTCGCCATGTATGGTATCGCTCTCGCTATCTATCGCGTGCGTGGGTTTGTAGGGAGGTCAGCATGA
- a CDS encoding methionine ABC transporter ATP-binding protein produces the protein MNGTRIEFEGITKVFDSGKKNITALDGVTLTVEPGEILGVIGYSGAGKSTLVRMINGLDTPTSGKLLLDGTDIVGMSEKKLRDIRAHIGMIFQQFNLFTSRTAAGNIEYPLKLAGVDKAERKRRVDELLAFVGLSDRAGNYPEELSGGQKQRVGIARALANNPALLLADEATSALDPETTHEVLELLRKVNRELGITIVVITHEMDVIRSIADKVAVMEAGKVVEYGSVYEVFSHPQTNVAKRFVSTSLRNTPDAIESEDLLAHEGRLFTITLSENSGFFTAAAKAKDAGASIGIVHGGITTLQKHSFGKVTVRLNGEKSVIDDFYAYLTTTTDIQEIQR, from the coding sequence ATGAACGGAACCCGTATCGAGTTCGAAGGCATCACCAAGGTCTTCGACTCCGGTAAAAAGAACATCACGGCTCTCGACGGCGTGACCCTAACGGTGGAGCCAGGTGAGATTCTCGGCGTGATCGGTTACTCCGGCGCCGGCAAGTCCACCTTGGTGCGTATGATCAATGGCCTTGACACTCCCACCTCCGGCAAGCTGCTTCTCGACGGCACCGACATCGTCGGAATGTCCGAGAAGAAACTGCGCGACATTCGCGCCCACATTGGCATGATTTTCCAGCAGTTCAACCTGTTTACCTCTCGCACCGCTGCCGGAAATATTGAGTATCCGCTCAAGCTGGCGGGCGTCGATAAGGCTGAGCGCAAGCGACGTGTCGACGAGCTCCTCGCGTTCGTGGGTCTTAGCGACCGCGCTGGCAACTACCCCGAAGAACTTTCCGGTGGACAAAAGCAGCGCGTCGGCATCGCACGCGCGCTGGCCAACAACCCGGCACTTCTGCTTGCCGACGAAGCCACCTCCGCGCTTGACCCCGAAACCACACATGAGGTTCTCGAGCTTCTACGCAAGGTCAACCGCGAACTCGGTATCACCATCGTCGTGATCACCCACGAAATGGACGTTATTCGTTCCATTGCCGACAAAGTCGCTGTCATGGAAGCCGGCAAAGTTGTGGAATACGGCAGCGTTTATGAGGTGTTCTCGCACCCACAGACCAACGTCGCTAAGCGCTTCGTATCCACCTCCTTGCGCAACACCCCCGATGCCATCGAGTCCGAGGACCTCCTCGCGCACGAAGGCCGCCTCTTTACCATCACTTTGTCGGAGAATTCTGGATTCTTCACCGCTGCAGCCAAAGCAAAAGACGCAGGTGCCAGCATCGGCATCGTCCACGGCGGTATCACCACCTTGCAGAAGCATTCCTTCGGCAAGGTGACCGTACGTCTCAATGGCGAAAAGTCTGTCATTGACGACTTCTACGCCTACCTCACCACCACCACCGACATCCAGGAGATCCAGCGATGA
- a CDS encoding DUF3017 domain-containing protein yields the protein MPRLSPFDNPHDVGRKESPIPSYLQYIAVAAFVGIVVSSGIFAFTEHWRRATFALGVALLFLVVLRVVCDSKILGVLAVRSVIFDVVFSLVVGGMMVFLSYSIDSLGS from the coding sequence GTGCCTAGGCTTTCGCCTTTTGACAATCCACATGATGTGGGTAGGAAGGAATCGCCGATTCCTTCCTACCTCCAGTACATCGCAGTGGCGGCGTTTGTAGGAATTGTTGTTTCTTCTGGGATTTTCGCTTTTACAGAGCACTGGAGACGCGCGACATTTGCATTGGGCGTGGCGCTGTTGTTTTTGGTTGTCCTTCGTGTTGTATGTGATTCGAAAATTCTTGGTGTATTGGCGGTTCGATCCGTAATTTTCGACGTTGTTTTCAGCCTTGTAGTAGGCGGAATGATGGTGTTTTTGTCCTATTCGATCGATTCTTTGGGATCGTGA
- a CDS encoding metal-dependent transcriptional regulator — MHEATGKPVSLGELASRMSQKTPTASEAVKKLVARGLLDHERYGGIMLTEQGEALAKQMVRRHRLVEMFLFETLGFGWDEVHEEAEILEHAMTDKLLKRIDDHLGNPSRDPHGDPIPSEEGIVDSVPIHQLGEFAVGEEVIIERIHDRDANLLRYLAEHGVLPGVRVIIGEPVYPGMNIVKVGDKDVPLAESSLWAINARKIDS; from the coding sequence ATGCACGAGGCTACTGGCAAGCCCGTCTCCCTCGGCGAGTTAGCGTCCCGAATGTCTCAAAAAACTCCCACCGCATCTGAAGCTGTTAAAAAACTCGTGGCTCGTGGTTTGCTAGACCACGAGCGCTACGGGGGTATTATGCTCACTGAACAAGGTGAAGCTTTAGCGAAACAGATGGTGCGTCGTCACCGTCTTGTCGAAATGTTTCTTTTTGAGACATTAGGTTTTGGATGGGATGAAGTCCACGAGGAAGCTGAAATTCTTGAGCACGCGATGACGGACAAACTTCTCAAGCGTATCGACGATCACCTTGGTAACCCATCTCGTGACCCACACGGAGATCCAATCCCATCTGAGGAAGGAATCGTCGATTCTGTCCCGATTCATCAGCTTGGCGAGTTTGCGGTTGGGGAAGAAGTCATAATCGAGCGAATTCATGATCGAGACGCTAACCTGTTGCGATACTTAGCAGAGCACGGAGTGCTGCCGGGTGTTCGTGTCATTATTGGTGAACCTGTTTACCCAGGCATGAATATTGTGAAGGTAGGCGACAAAGACGTCCCACTCGCAGAAAGTAGTTTGTGGGCTATAAACGCTCGCAAAATAGATTCTTAG
- a CDS encoding MetQ/NlpA family ABC transporter substrate-binding protein — MKLRRSVALISASLIAATGLVACSNSSDSSDQATVKIGTTDGSKKSWKVFEDKAKEAGIKLDIKNFSDYSTPNDALAQDQLDVNLFQHLKFLAEYNVGKNADLTPVGATEIVPLALFWKDHTSLDGIEGKSVAIPNDPSNQGRAINVLVQAKLITLKKEGLITPAPSDVDEAKSKVKLTPVDAAQTTTAYGEGTPAIINNSFLDRAGIDPKLSIFQDDPNSAEAEPYINAFVTKAEDKDDANIAKLVEIWHSKEVQDAVAEDSKGTSVPVQRTAEELKKILDRLEADQKK; from the coding sequence ATGAAACTCCGCCGCAGCGTCGCTTTAATCTCCGCCTCTCTTATCGCAGCAACTGGACTTGTTGCTTGCTCCAACTCCTCCGATAGCTCCGACCAAGCAACCGTTAAGATCGGTACCACCGACGGCTCCAAAAAGTCATGGAAGGTATTCGAGGACAAAGCCAAGGAAGCCGGCATCAAGCTCGACATTAAAAACTTCTCCGATTACTCCACCCCTAACGACGCCCTCGCGCAAGACCAACTCGACGTTAACCTCTTCCAGCACCTTAAATTCCTCGCCGAATACAACGTCGGAAAGAATGCTGACCTCACCCCAGTAGGCGCTACCGAGATCGTTCCACTCGCACTGTTCTGGAAAGACCACACCTCTCTTGACGGCATCGAGGGCAAATCCGTAGCCATCCCTAACGACCCCTCCAACCAAGGCCGCGCTATCAACGTCCTCGTCCAAGCCAAGCTCATCACCCTGAAAAAAGAAGGCCTAATCACCCCAGCACCTAGCGACGTTGACGAGGCAAAATCTAAGGTCAAGCTCACTCCCGTTGATGCAGCTCAGACCACCACCGCCTACGGCGAAGGCACCCCAGCCATCATCAACAACTCCTTCCTCGACCGTGCCGGCATCGACCCTAAACTCTCCATATTCCAAGATGACCCCAACTCTGCCGAAGCAGAGCCATACATCAACGCCTTCGTAACCAAAGCCGAAGACAAAGACGACGCCAACATCGCAAAACTCGTTGAAATCTGGCACTCCAAGGAAGTTCAAGACGCTGTAGCCGAAGACTCCAAGGGAACCTCCGTTCCAGTCCAGCGCACCGCCGAAGAGCTCAAAAAGATCCTCGATCGCCTCGAAGCAGACCAAAAGAAGTAA
- a CDS encoding metal ABC transporter substrate-binding protein: MRKIVGGVVGGIVISSLLAGCSGGQGASTSTKADDSKLGVIATTTQICDYVKQIDADVNLTCLLAPNASAHDHEMTREQMDALSKADILLKNGVDLEHFLDDAVASSGFKGTTVDTSEGVNIAPWPFAPEDGEEPEFNNDPHIWTSPKNAKIQVANIGKALEAADSAHADDYKKHVDSYISQLEDLDTWTTQSLKSVPESERILFTSHDAFGYFSRDYNVKFIGAALSDFNEQQDATADHIAKAAQQVRDSKAKALFAENSNNPRSIEAVAKAAGVKLGGELYGDSLGPDVTYTQSIVHNVETLIDGWGGKIAEKPASIAH, from the coding sequence ATGCGTAAAATCGTTGGTGGTGTTGTGGGAGGAATCGTTATCTCCTCCCTCCTCGCTGGTTGTTCGGGCGGTCAGGGGGCGTCGACAAGCACGAAGGCCGACGACTCCAAACTTGGAGTCATCGCCACCACGACCCAAATCTGCGATTACGTCAAACAAATCGACGCTGACGTCAACCTCACATGCCTGCTCGCACCCAACGCCTCCGCCCACGATCACGAGATGACTCGCGAGCAAATGGATGCGCTATCCAAAGCTGATATTTTGCTGAAAAACGGTGTCGACCTAGAACACTTCCTTGACGATGCTGTGGCTTCCTCTGGATTCAAAGGCACAACCGTTGATACTTCTGAGGGCGTCAATATTGCCCCATGGCCATTCGCCCCAGAAGACGGCGAGGAACCAGAATTCAATAACGATCCGCACATCTGGACCAGCCCTAAGAATGCGAAAATCCAGGTCGCAAATATCGGCAAAGCTCTCGAAGCTGCCGACTCTGCCCACGCTGATGACTACAAGAAGCACGTTGATAGCTACATTAGCCAGCTTGAAGACCTCGACACATGGACGACCCAATCTTTGAAATCGGTCCCGGAATCTGAACGAATTCTGTTCACCTCTCACGACGCCTTCGGTTACTTCTCTCGTGACTACAACGTTAAGTTCATCGGCGCCGCACTCAGCGACTTCAACGAACAACAAGACGCCACCGCCGACCACATCGCCAAGGCTGCACAGCAGGTGCGCGATTCCAAAGCTAAGGCGCTGTTCGCTGAAAACTCCAATAACCCTCGATCCATCGAAGCAGTAGCAAAAGCAGCCGGAGTGAAGCTCGGTGGCGAACTCTACGGAGATTCTCTCGGCCCAGATGTGACCTATACGCAGTCGATTGTTCACAACGTTGAAACGCTTATCGACGGCTGGGGTGGAAAAATTGCCGAAAAACCAGCATCCATCGCACACTAA